The following proteins are encoded in a genomic region of Desulfosoma sp.:
- a CDS encoding ACT domain-containing protein has translation MAVTKVVISVLGSDRPGIVAAVSRVLSENRCNIEDVSQTILQSEFAGVFIASLPEELSMKSLEEKLAENLTPLGLAVLLKPVQESERYQAPPSQPFVVTTIGPDRLGLVAGITEVMARFGVNITNLRAAFRGGSDPRRNVMIYEVDIPVHIDQQAFRKALRQRAEDLGLDLSLQHRDIFEAIHRI, from the coding sequence ATGGCTGTGACAAAGGTGGTCATTTCCGTTCTCGGATCGGACAGACCGGGAATCGTCGCCGCCGTTTCTCGAGTCCTTTCTGAAAATAGATGTAATATCGAAGATGTCAGTCAGACCATTCTTCAATCCGAGTTTGCGGGGGTTTTTATCGCGTCGTTACCCGAAGAACTGTCCATGAAGTCTCTCGAGGAAAAGCTCGCGGAAAACCTTACGCCTCTGGGACTTGCCGTCCTACTCAAACCCGTTCAGGAATCAGAGCGTTACCAGGCACCGCCAAGCCAACCTTTCGTTGTCACCACCATCGGACCTGATCGTTTGGGCCTTGTGGCCGGCATCACGGAGGTTATGGCTCGGTTTGGCGTCAACATCACGAACCTGCGTGCCGCTTTTCGAGGCGGGAGCGATCCTCGACGCAACGTGATGATTTACGAGGTGGACATCCCTGTGCATATCGACCAGCAGGCCTTTCGCAAAGCCCTTCGCCAAAGGGCGGAGGATTTGGGGCTGGATCTGAGCCTTCAGCATCGGGACATTTTTGAGGCTATTCATCGAATTTGA